The following coding sequences lie in one Glycine max cultivar Williams 82 chromosome 19, Glycine_max_v4.0, whole genome shotgun sequence genomic window:
- the LOC100810225 gene encoding receptor protein kinase-like protein ZAR1, producing MFPLVVLLFLACNFHVAPVSSLTVEGSVLLALKKSIITDPEGSLSNWNSSDDTPCSWNGITCKDQSVVSISIPKRKLHGVLPSELGSLSHLRHLNLRNNNLFGDLPVGLFEAQGLQSLVLYGNSLSGSVPNEIGKLRYLQALDLSQNFYNGSLPAAIVQCKRLRTLVLSHNNFTGPLPDGFGGGLSSLEKLDLSFNEFNGLIPSDMGKLSSLQGTVDLSHNHFSGSIPASLGNLPEKVYIDLTYNNLSGPIPQTGALMNRGPTAFIGNSGLCGPPLKNLCAPDTHGASSPSSFPVLPDNYPPQDSDDGFVKSGKSKRLSKGAVVGIVVGDIVGICLLGLLFSYCYSRVWGFTQDQEEKGFDKGRRLRKECLCFRKDESETLSDHDEQYDLVPLDAQVAFDLDELLKASAFVLGKSEIGIVYKVVLEEGLNLAVRRLGEGGSQRFKEFQTEVEAIGKLRHPNIVTLRAYYWSVDEKLLIYDYVPNGSLATAIHGKAGLATFTPLSWSVRVKIMKGVAKGLVYLHEFSPKKYVHGDLKPGNILLGHSQEPCISDFGLGRLANIAGGSPTLQSNRVAAEKSQERQRSLSTEVTTSILGNGYQAPETLKVVKPSQKWDVYSYGVILLELITGRLPIVQVGNSEMDLVQWIQCCIDEKKPLSDVLDLYLAEDADKEEEIIAVLKIAIACVHSSPEKRPIMRHVLDVLDRLSIPSD from the exons ATGTTCCCTTTGGTTGTGTTGCTTTTTCTTGCGTGCAATTTTCATGTTGCACCTGTGAGCTCTTTGACCGTTGAAGGCTCTGTGCTTTTGGCACTGAAGAAGTCCATCATCACAGACCCTGAAGGGTCACTGAGTAACTGGAACTCTTCTGATGACACCCCTTGTTCATGGAATGGGATCACATGCAAGGACCAAAGTGTTGTCTCCATTAGTATCCCAAAGAGGAAGCTTCATGGGGTTCTTCCCTCAGAGCTAGGGTCACTTTCCCATCTCCGACATCTGAATTTGAGGAACAATAACCTCTTTGGGGACTTGCCTGTTGGGCTCTTTGAAGCTCAAGGACTTCAGAGTTTGGTGCTTTATGGAAATTCCTTATCTGGGTCTGTTCCAAACGAGATTGGGAAGCTCAGGTACCTTCAAGCTCTAGATTTGTCACAGAATTTCTATAATGGGTCTTTACCTGCTGCAATAGTCCAATGCAAGAGGCTCAGAACACTGGTTCTTAGTCATAACAATTTCACAGGTCCTCTGCCAGATGGGTTTGGTGGTGGCTTGTCTTCTCTGGAAAAACTTGACCTTTCTTTCAATGAATTCAATGGTTTAATTCCTAGTGACATGGGAAAGCTGTCAAGCCTGCAAGGCACTGTTGATTTGTCTCATAATCATTTCAGTGGTTCAATCCCAGCAAGTCTTGGTAATTTGCCTGAGAAGGTTTACATTGATCTCACTTACAACAATTTAAGTGGTCCAATACCTCAGACTGGTGCTTTGATGAATAGAGGACCAACTGCTTTTATTGGCAATTCTGGTCTTTGTGGCCCACCTTTGAAGAATCTGTGTGCCCCAGATACTCATGGTGCCAGTTCACCTTCCTCTTTTCCAGTTTTGCCTGATAATTACCCACCTCAGGATAGTGATGATGGTTTTGTGAAAAGTGGGAAAAGTAAAAGGCTAAGTAAGGGTGCTGTGGTTGGGATTGTTGTGGGGGATATAGTTGGAATTTGCCTTTTGGGTTTGCTGTTCTCTTACTGCTACTCAAGGGTTTGGGGTTTTACTCAGGATCAGGAGGAAAAGGGTTTTGACAAGGGAAGGAGATTGAGGAAGGAGTGCTTATGCTTCAGGAAGGATGAATCTGAGACCCTATCCGATCATGATGAACAATATGATCTTGTCCCATTAGATGCTCAAGTGGCCTTCGATTTGGATGAGCTTCTTAAGGCTTCAGCTTTTGTTCTTGGAAAGAGTGAAATAGGGATTGTCTACAAAGTTGTGCTTGAAGAAGGGCTCAACTTGGCTGTGAGAAGATTAGGGGAGGGAGGTTCTCAAAGGTTTAAAGAGTTCCAAACGGAAGTTGAAGCAATAGGAAAGTTAAGGCATCCGAATATTGTTACTCTGAGAGCCTATTACTGGTCTGTTGATGAGAAGCTTCTCATCTATGATTATGTTCCCAATGGAAGCCTTGCTACAGCAATACATG GGAAAGCTGGACTTGCCACATTTACACCACTATCTTGGTCTGTTAGAGTGAAAATCATGAAGGGAGTTGCAAAAGGATTGGTCTACCTGCATGAATTTAGTCCAAAAAAATATGTCCATGGAGACCTGAAGCCTGGTAACATACTGTTAGGACATAGCCAGGAGCCCTGCATTTCCGATTTCGGTCTTGGACGCCTTGCTAACATTGCTGGAGGGTCTCCAACCTTGCAATCCAACAGAGTTGCTGCGGAGAAATCGCAAGAAAGACAGAGGAGTTTATCCACAGAAGTTACAACTAGTATTTTGGGAAATGGTTATCAAGCTCCAGAAACACTGAAAGTGGTGAAGCCATCACAGAAGTGGGATGTTTACTCATATGGGGTGATCCTGCTAGAATTGATTACAGGAAGATTGCCTATTGTCCAAGTTGGTAACTCAGAAATGGACCTTGTTCAATGGATTCAGTGCTGCATTGATGAGAAGAAGCCACTCTCAGATGTATTAGATCTTTATTTAGCTGAAGATGCAGATAAGGAAGAGGAGATCATTGCAGTTTTGAAGATTGCAATTGCTTGTGTCCATAGCAGCCCAGAAAAGAGACCCATAATGAGGCATGTGCTTGATGTTTTGGATAGATTATCCATACCCTCTGATTAG